A window of Streptomyces sp. NBC_01689 genomic DNA:
TGCGCGCGGCACTGCGGCGGGACCGGTCGCCCTCCTCGCGGCCCGCGGCCAAGTTCAACGCAGGCCAGAAGACGTACGCGGCCTGGATCGCGGGCGCGAGTCTGGTCATGCTCGCCACCGGGCTGCTCATGTGGTTCACGCACCTCACCCCGTTGATGTGGCGGACGTCGGCGACATTCGTCCACGACTGGCTGGCCCTGACGATCGGCATCGTCCTCGGGGGCCACGTCGGGATGGCCCTCGGCGATCCGGAGGCCAGGCGGGGGATGCGCACCGGCACGGTGAGCCGGCACTGGGCGGAGCGGGAACACCCGCTGTGGCGCCCCGATAACAAGGCCTAGCCCCACGGCCCGGACCGGGTCCACGGCCTGGTCCGGGTCCACGGACCGCGTTCGGCCCGCGGAGGTGCCGTCCGTACGGGGGCGATCCCCGTGGGCGCGGCGTCGGCGGGGACCCGTCCGCTACGGCTTCTCGCCCCGGCCGGGTTCCCCGAAGTCCAGCAGCACCTTGCACGAGCGGGTGCGGTCCGCCGCCAGGGCGAACGCCTCCTCGGCCTCCGCCGGCGGCACGACCGCGCTGATCAGCGTGTCGAAGCGGGGCTCGGCGGCGAGCAGGGCCAGCGCCTCGTCGAACTCCGCGTCGAAACGGAACGCGCCCCGCAGCTCGATCTCGCGACTCACCAGCAGATTCCCGGCGAACGGGCTGGTTCCGGGCGGCAGCATGCCGAGCTGGACCACGACCCCGCCGCGCCGCACGAGCCGCAGACAGGTGTCCAGTCCCGCGGCCGCCCCGGACGCCTCGACGGCCACGTCGGTCCACGCGGGCCACCCCGGGTCGTCCGGGTCGTCGGCCCGGACGAGGGTGTCGGCCCCGGCCAGGGACGCGTACTCCAGTGCCCGCGGCAGCGGATCCGTGACGGTCACCCGCGCCGCGCCCGCGGCCCTCGCGGCGGCCACCACCAGGCAGCCGATCGGCCCGGCCCCGGTCACCAGCACATGCCGGCCCCGCACCTGCCCGGCCCGGCGCACCGCGTGGAGGGCGACCGACAGGGGTTCGGCGAGCGCGGCGCGGCGGGGGGCCAGCCCCGCGGGCAGCGGGCGCAGCTGCCCGGCGGGTACCGCGAGCAGCGCCGAGAACCCGCCCTGGACGTGCGGCGTACGCGCCGCGCTGCCCAGGTAGCGGGTGTCCCGGCACACGTTCGCCCGCCCGTCGGCGCACTCGGGGCATGTCCCGCACGCGGTCGCCGGGTGCACGGCGACGGCCGTACCCGGGACCGGGCCGAAGGCCCCGGCGCCGTACCCGACCACCGTCCCGACGACCTCATGGCCCAGGACCATCGGCTCCCGGAGCCGGAAGTCGCCCACGCCGCCGTGCCGCCAGTAGTGCAGATCGGACCCGCAGATCCCGCCGTAGCGGACGGCGACCAGCGCCTGCCCGGGGCCGGCGGACGGCGCGGGCAGTTCCTCGACCCGCAGATCGTCCTGTCCGTGGATCACACAACCGAGCATCGTCGTGTCCCTTCCCCGACGCGTCCCCGAGCCGGAGTCCCGCACGGGCCGCTCAGAGCACACTCGTCATGCCGCCGTCGACGTACAGCACCTGTCCGCCGACGAAGTCCGCCGCCGGCGAGGCGAGGAAGAGCACCCCGCCGACCAGGTCCTCGGTACGGCCCCACCGCCCGGCCGGGGTGCGCCGCCGCACCCAGTCGCTGAACTCCTCGTCCTCGACGAGGGGCCGGGTCAGCTCGGTCTCGATGTACCCGGGACCCAGTCCGTTCACCTGTACCCCGTGCGGCCCCCAGTCCGCGCACATGCCCTTGGTGAGCATCTTCAGCGCGCCCTTGGTGGCGGCGTAGGGCGCGATGCCCGCACGCGCGACCTCGCTCTGCAGCGAACAGATGTTGATGATCTTGCCGTGGCCGCGTCCGGTCATCCGGCGCGCGGTCTCCCGGCCGACCAGGAACGCGCTCGTGAGGTTGGTGTCCAGGATGCGGTGCCAGTCCGCGTCCGTGAACTCCAGCAGCGGGGCCCGCAGTTGCATCCCCGCGTTGTTGACCAGGATGTCGAGCGGGCCCACCCGCTGTTCGACGTCCGCGATACCGGCGGCCACCGACGGGCCGTCGGTGACGTCGAACACCGCGGTGCGCACGTCGCCGGGCAGTCCGGCGGCGGCCCGGTCCAGGCGGTCGGCGTCGCGCCCGTTGAGGACGACCGTGCAGCCCGCCTCCAGGAGCCCGCGGGCGAGCGCGAGTCCGATGCCCCGGCTGGAGCCGGTGACCAGGGCCGTCCGGCCGCTGATGTCGAACAGGGGGTGACCCATGCCCGTACCCCTAGATCACGAGGGACAGCAGGAGGACCAGACCGCCGGCCACCACGGAGATGATCGTCTCCATGACCGACCAGGTCTTGACCGTCTGGCCGACGCTCAGTCCGAAGTACTCCTTCACCAGCCAGAATCCGGCGTCGTTGACATGGCTGAAGAAGAGCGAGCCCGCGCCGATGGCGAGGACCAGGAGCGAGGTGTGCGCGGTCGACATGCCGGCGGCCAGCGGGGCGACCAGACCGGCCGCCGAGATGGTGGCGACGGTCGCCGAACCGGTCGCGAGCCGGATGGCCACCGCGATCAGCCAGGCGAGCAGCAGCGCGGGGATCGACCAGTCCTTGGAGATGTCCAGGATCATCTGGCCCACACCGCAGTCGATCAGCGTCTGCTTGAAGCCGCCGCCCGCGCCCACGATCAGCAGGATGCCCGCGATCGGCGCGAGGGACTTCTCCACCGTGGTGGAGAGGCGGTCCCGGGTGAATCCGGCCGCGCGGCCCAGCGTGAACATGCCCACGAGGACGGCCGCGAGCAGCGCGATCAGCGGCGATCCGACGACGTCGAAGACGCGCTGCACCTGGTGCGTCGGGTCGTCCACGACGATGTCGACCAGCGCCTTGGACAGCATCAGGACGACCGGCAGCAGCATGGTGGCGAGGGTGGCGCCGAAACCGGGACGCTTCTCCAGCTCCTCGGAGGCGCGCGCGGGGATCATGCGGTCGGGGGCGGGCACGTCGACCCAGCGGGCCGCGTACCGGGAGAAGAGCGGGCCCGCGATGATCACCGTCGGGATGGCGACCAGCACGCCGAGCGCGAGCGTGACACCGAGGTTGGCCTTGACCGCGTCGATCGCGACCAGCGGGCCGGGGTGCGGCGGGATCAGACCGTGCATCACGGACAGGCCGGCCAGCGCCGGGATACCGATGCGCATCAGGGAGTAGTTGCCGCGCTTGGCGACCATCAGGACGACCGGGATCAGCAGCACGATGCCGACCTCGAAGAAGAGCGGCAGCCCGATCACGGAGGCGATCAGCACCATCGCCCACGGCATGGCACGCCCGCCCGCCTTGGCCAGGATCGTGTCGACGATCTGGTCGGCGCCGCCGGAGTCGGCGAGCAGCTTGCCGAGTATCGCGCCCAGGGCGATGAGGACGCCCACCCCGGCGACGGTGGAGCCGAGGCCGGTGGTGAAGCTGACGATCACCTTGTCGAGCGGCGCCCCGGCGACCGCGCCGAGCGCGAGCGAGCCGATGGTCAGGGCCAGAAAGGCGTGCAGCTTGAACTGGGTGATCAGCAGGACGATGACGGCGATGCCGGCCAGTACGGCGACACCCAGCTGGGCGTGGCCCGCGGAGGTGATCGGGTCGACGGCGTCCGCTGCCAGTGTCTCGACGCTGAGTCTGGTCACGGTGATCCCTTGCTGTGAGAAAGGTCTTCGGGGAGTGGGGGAGGGGGGATACGGGGACTGGGGATTCGGGGACGGGGAGGTGCGGAGCCGGAGCTACCGCGGGGGCTCGGGCAGGGTCCGGAGCGCGGCCGCGGCCCGGTCGGCGATCTCCTCGGGACCGCCGGAGACGTCCACGGGGACGCCCGCCTCGTCGGCCTCCAGCGGCTGGAGGGTGGCGAACTGCGAGTCCAGCAGCGCCGTCGGCATGAAGTGCCCCTGGCGGTGCGACATCCGGTCCTCGATGAGCGCGCGGTCACCGGTCAGATGCACGAAGACGACCCCGGGTGCCGCGGCCCGCAGGCGGTCGCGGTAGCTCCGCTTGAGTGCCGAGCTGCTGACGACCCCGCCGAGTCCGGCGCGCTGGTGCGCCCAGTGGCCGATGGCGTCCAGCCACGGCCACCGGTCCTCGTCGGTCAGGGGGGTCCCCGCCGTCATCTTGTCGATGTTGGCCTGGGGGTGGAAGTCGTCGCCCTCGGCGTACGGAACGCCGAGCCGGGCCGCGAGGAGGGGACCGATGGTGGTCTTGCCGGTTCCCGCGACGCCCATGACCACGACGACATGGGGGGTGCTCATCGCTGCCTCACCGTCTTCGTCGACATCTGATGTCGACGACACTGAAACCTATTAGGTAGGACTAATTCAAGAGTCTGTGACATATAAGTCTGACTTTTTGATCGCGGGCTCGCCCTCGTACCCTGAACCCCATGAGCACACGGGGCCGGGGGCTGCACGGACGGGTACTGGACACCCTCGGACCGGCCATCACGGCGGGCGAGTACCCGCCGGGGAGCGTGCTGATCACGGACGAACTGGCCCAGCGCTTCGAGGTGTCGCGGTCCGTGATGCGCGAGGCGGTCAGGGTGCTGGAGTCCATGCACCTGGTGGAGTCCCGGCGCCGGGTGGGCGTGACCGTCCGTCCCAAGGCCGAGTGGAACGTCTACGATCCGCAGGTCATCCGGTGGCGGCTGGCCGGTGCCGACCGCCCCCACCAGCTGCGCTCGCTCACCGTGCTGCGCTCGGCCCTCGAACCCGTCGCGGCGGGGCTGGCCGCCCGGCACGCCACCGCCGGGCAGTGCGCCGAACTCACGGAGTGCGCCCTCGGCATGGTCGCGACCTCACGGGGCCACCAGCTGGAGGCGTACCTCGTCCACGACATCGCCTTCCACCGGGTGATCCTCACCGCGTCCGGCAACGAGATGTTCGCCCGCCTCGGCGACGTCGTGGCCGAGGTGCTGGCGGGCCGGACCCACCACGAGATCATGTTCGAGGACCCGGACCCGGCCGCCGTCACCCTGCACGTCCAGGTCGCGGAGGCGGTCCGCGAGGGCGACGCGGTCCGCGCCGAGAAACTCACCCGTGAGATCACGGTCGGCGCCCTCCAGGAACTCGACATCCTGGCGCCGTGACGACCGTGCGGCGCGGCGGCTACTCGGCGAAGTCGCCGTCCACGTACACCCAGGCACCGTCGACCCGCTCGAAGCGGCTCCGCTCGTGCAGCGAGCCGCCCCGGTAGGACGCGCGGAACGTCACGGTCCCCGTGGAGTGGAACGCCGATCCCTGACCGGTGCCGAGGATCTCCAGCCCCGTCCACCGCGTGCCGGGGTCGAACTCCACCCGGGGCGGGCGCGTCCGCGGGTGCCAGGTCCGCAGCAGATACCCCTCGTCGCGCTGGACGAAGGCGCTGTACCGCGAGCGCATCAGTGCCTCCGCGGTCGGCGCGGCGGCCTCGCCGCGGTGGAAGCGCCCGCAGCACGCCGCATACGGCTCGGACAGCCCGCAGGGGCAGCTACGACTGGTCATGCCGGCCATTCTCCTCCACCCCGCGGCCGCTCCCGGCGGGGCCGGCGGGAGCGGTCCGCCGTCGGGCGTTCGGGGGTGTCGTCCGGGGCGCGGAGGGGCGGCCGATCGGGTCGCGTGCGGCGGGGACGCCTCGGGCCGGCGGCAGCCGCTACGCGGAGCCCGCGTCCGTCGGCGGGTACGTGGGCCGGGCCGGGAGCGATGCCGTCAGGACCGGCAGGGGCGGCAGCTTCGCCGTGTGCAGCCACGCGGCGAAGAGGTCGTCCAGCGGCTCCACCGCGTACCGCGCGGCGTGCGCGAGGAACGCCGACGTGCTGACGGCGCCCCCGCGGTGCAGCGCGGCCCACCCGCGCAGCATGCGGAAGAAGGCCGCGTCGCCCAGCGCGCACCGCACGGCGTGCAGCGTGAGCCCGCCGCGCTCGTACAGCCGGTCGTCGAACATCAGCTTGCGCCCCGGGTCGGACAGCACCAGGTCCTGCGGCCGCCCGGACAGCTTCCGGTGCGCCACGGCGGCGAGCTGCTGCGTCGTACGGCCGCCCGACCGCTCCGACCACAGCCACTCCGCGTACTTCGCGAACCCCTCGTTCAGCCAGATGTGCCGCCAGTCCGCGATGGAGACACTGTTGCCGAACCACTGGTGCGCCAGCTCGTGCGCGACCAGCCGCTCCGAACCCCGTGCCCCGTCCACATGGTTGGCGCCGAACAGCGACAGCCCCTGCGCCTCGACCGGGACGTCGAGCTCCTCCTCGGTCACCACCACGGCGTACTCACCGAACGGATAGGGCCCGAAGAGCTCCTCGAACAGCTCCATCATCGCCGGCTGCCGCGCGAAGTCCCGGGAGAACGCGGGGAGCAGGTCCGCGGGCAGGTACCCGGACTGCGGCACACCCCCGAGCCCCGGGTCGCCCAGCAGCACCGTCTGGTACTTCCCGATCGACAGCCCGACCAGGTAACTCGACGTCGGCGCCGCCTGCTCGTACACCCAGGTGGTCGTCGACGCCTTCGTCGTGCGGGTCAGCAGCCTGCCGCCCGCCACCACCACGTACGCCGACGGCGTCGTGACCGAGATCTGGTACGAGGCCTTGTCGGCCGGGCGGTCGTTGCACGGATACCAGGACGGCGCTCCCACCGGCTGGCTGGCCACCAGGGCCCCGTCCTCCAGCTCCTCCCAGCCGAGCCCGCCCCAGGGGCTGTTCACCGGCTTGGGGTTGCCCGCCCAGTGCACCTCCACGGTGAAGGCGGCCCCGGCCCGGATCGGCTTGGCGGGGCGGACCCGCAGCTTGCCGCCCCGGTGGGTGTAGTGCGGCGCCTTGCCGTCGACCCGGATCCGGCCGATCCGGAAGTCGGCCAGGTTCAGCTGGAACTCCGCGAGCGCCGCCCGGCCCGCTATCGCGTTGATCCGCGCGGTGCCGGAGAGCCGGTTCGGGCCGGGACGGTAGTCCAGCGCGAGCTCGTACCGATGCACCCGGTAGCGGGGATCACCGTTGGCCGGGAAGTACGGGTCCGATCCCACTGTCTGCTGAACGGTCACTGCTGCGTCTGCTCCCTGCGCTGTGCTCGTACGACGTGCCGGTGCACCGTCCCCGGACGCCGTACGGGCCGCGCCTAGGAACGCCATGCCTCGATCGGGTTGCCCAGCCAGCGGGTGTCGTCGGGAACGGATTCCGCCGCCATGACGAGCGACGCGGGTCCCATTGTGCTGCGCGCCCCGACTGTGCTGCCGGGAAGGACGATTCCGCCCGGGCCCAGGGTGGCGCCCTCACGGAGGACCACATTATCCGTCCGCAAGATCCGGTCGTGGAAGAGGTGGGTCTGCAGCACACAGCCGCGGTTGACCGTGGCGGCGTCCCCCAGGGTGACCAGATCCGTCTCGGGCAGCCAGTAGCTCTCGATCCAGGTGCCCTTGCCGATCCGGGCGCCCAGGGCGCGCAGCCACGCCGTCATCAGCGGCGTACCGGGTACGGAACCCGCCAGCCATGGCACGGCCACCACCTCGACGAACGTGTCGGCCAGCTCGTTGCGCCACACGAACCCGCTCCACAGCGGGTGCTCGCCCGCCCGGTGCCGGCCCACCAGCAGCCACTTCGCGACGATGGACAGCACCGCGGCGGCGACCCCCGCCGCGAGCAGCACCACTCCGCACAGTGCCCAGGCCCAGGCGCCCAGCGCGCAGAGCGCGGCGCCGGTGAGCAGGGCGAGCGCGGCCGAGCAGAAGACCGGCACGATCCGGCACAGTTCCACCAGACCGCGCGCCCACAGCAGCCGCGCGGGCGGCTCGTAGGTGCGGCTCTGGTCACCGTCCTGCGTGGCACGCGGCAGCTTCACCGGCGGCAGCCCCAGGTAGGAGCTGCCCTTCTTGGCCTTCTTGGGCGTCGCGGAGAGCACGCCGACCAGACCGCCGTCGGGCACGCTGCGGCCGGGCGCGGTCATCCCGGAGTTGCCGAGGAACGCGCGGCGCCCGATCTCGGCCCGCCCGATGCGCATCCAGCCGCCGCCGAGCTCGTACGGCGCGGTGAGGGTGTCGTCCGCGAGGAAGGCGCCCTCACCGACGGTGGTCAGGCTCGGCAGGGCGAGCACGGTGGAGACCTCGGCGCCCCGGCCGATCCTCATCCCGAGCAGCCGCAGCCACACCGGGGTGATCAGCCCGGCGTACAGCGGGAACAGCGTCTCCCGGGACCGGTCCATCAACTGCGTGACCGTCCAGGACTGCCAGCCGATCCTGCTGTGCGTCGGGTACGTGCCCTCGCGCAGCCCGAGGCTGAGCAGCCGCACGCCGACCAGGATCAGCAGCGCGTAGGTGAGCCCGAAGGCGAGCGTGGCCGGCACCAGCGCCACCGCGGCGCCCCGCAGGGCCTCGGCCAGGCCCGCGTCCGGCGTGACGAACCGGCTCGCCACGAGGAGCGCGGCCAGTCCGCCGAGAAAGGGCAGCGCGGTCAGCGCGAAGCCCGTCGCGCCGTACATGGCGCGCCAGTACGTGCCCCGGCGCGGGCGCTCCTTGGGCCAGGCGCGCTTGGCCTTGCCGAGTTTGACGGCGGGCGCTCCGGCCCAGCGCTGCCCGGTGGGGATCTGCCCGGCGACGGCCGAGCCGGGCGCGACCTCGGCCCGCTTGCCGACCCGGGCACCCGGGAAGAGCATGCTGCGCGTGCCGACGACGGCGTGCGCGCCCACCTTCACCGGGCCGATCTCCAGACGGTCACCGTCCAGCCAGTACCCCGACAGGTCCACCTCGGACTCGACGGCGGCGCCCCGGCCCAGCTTGAGCAGGCCGGTCACGGGCGGCAGCGAGTGCAGGTCCACATCCGTGCCGATCTTGGCACCCAGGGCGCGGGCGTACCGCTCCAGCCAGGAACCGGTCAGCGCGGTCGCTCCGCTGAACTCGGCCAGCCGCTCGGCCGTCCACAGCCGCAGGTGCACGCTGCCGCCCCGGGGATGACGTCCGGCCTTGACACCGCGCATCAGCAGCCGGGCCCCGCCCGCCGCGATCGCGAGCCGTCCGGGCGGGCTGAAGAGGACGAGCGCCCCGGCGCCGACGAGCCACCACGAGGTGTCCGGCGCCCAGGGGTAGGGGCCGAACCAGTGCAGCACGTTCCCGAGCGCGGCCAGCGCCACGGTCCAGCGCAGCCCGAGCAGGGTGAAGAGCGGGACGAGCACGAGCAGTTGGACGATCTTGGCGCGCGGCGGAACGGGCGCGACGACGCGTTCGGCGGCGTCGTCCTGCGCGGACTTCTCCAGATGCCGGGCCAGCTTGCGCAGCACGGGCTGCTGGTAGATGTCGAGCACCGCGGCGCTGGGGTGGCGGGCGCGCAGCCGGGTGGTGAGCTGCGCGGCGGCGAGGCTGTTGCCGCCGATGGCGAAGAAGTCGTCGGAGGCGCTGTTCACGGGGATGCCGAGGACCTCGCTCCACTGCTCGGCGAGCCAGGCCTCGGTGCCGTAGAGCTGCTCCTTCGCCCCGCCGGTCTCCAGGCTCTCCAGCGGCCAGGGCAGCGCGGCCCGGTCGACCTTGCCGGAGGTCCGGGTCGGCAGGTCCCCGACGGGGGCGAGCAGCGGGACGAGGGCGGCCGGCAGCGCGGCACGCAGCTTCTCGACGGCGCTCGCGTGGTCCCAGCCGTCCTGGGTGACGACATAGCCGACGAGGAGCTGGTTCCCGCCGCGCGCGGTGCGGACCGCGGCCGCGGCCCCGGCGACGCCGGGCAGCGCCTGCAGGGCCGCGTCCACCTCACCGAGCTCGATCCGGCGGCCGCCCAGCTTGATCTGCTCGTCGGCGCGCCCGAGGAAGACCAGCCCCTCGGGCTCGGCCTTGACCAGGTCACCGCTCCGGTAGGCGCGCTGCCAGCCGAGCGACTCCAGCGGCGCGTACTTCTCCGCGTCCTTCTCGGCGTCGAGATAGCGGGCGAGACCGACCCCGCCGATCACCAGCTGGCCGCTGTCGCCCATGGCGACCGGTTCGCCGGCCTCGTCGACGACGGCGAGCTCCCAGCCGTTGAGGGGCAGGCCGATACGGATGGGCTCCTCGCCGGTCATCAGGGAGGCGCAGGCGACGACGGTGGCCTCGGTGGGGCCGTAGGTGTTCCACACCTCGCGGCCCTCGGTCACCAGCCGCTGCACCAGCTCGGGCGGACAGGCCTCGCCGCCGAAGATCAGCAGCCGGACCTCGTTGAGGGTCTCCGGCTCCCAGAGAGCGGCCAGGGTGGGCACGGTGGAGACCACGGTGATCTCCTGCTCGACCAGCCAGGGTCCCAGGTCGGCGCCGCTGCGGACCTGGGAGCGCGGCACCGGCACCAGGCAGGCGCCGTACCGCCAGGCCAGCCACATCTCCTCGCAGGAGGCGTCGAAGGCGACGGAGAGGCCGGCCATGACCCGGTCGCCGGGCCCGATGGGGTCATCGGTGAGGAAGAGGTCCGCCTCGGCGTCGACGAAGGCGGCGGCGCTGCGGTGGGTGACCGCGACGCCCTTGGGCCTGCCGGTGGAGCCGGAGGTGAAGATGATCCACGCGTCATGGTCCACTCCTGGCCGGGCGGCGGGAACCTCGGAGACGCCGTTGGCGGTCAGCCGGTGGCCGGCGCCCACGACGGCCCGCACCCCGGCCTCCCCGAAGACCAGCTCGGCCCGCTCGTCGGGGTCCTCGGCGTCCACCGGCACATAGGCCGCGCCGGCCGCCAGCACGGCGAGGACGGCGACGTACAGATCGTTGGTGCCCGACGGGACGCGGACGCCGACGCGGTCGCCGAGACCCACCCCGGCGTCGCTCAGCCGGGTGCGCAGGGACTCGACCTCGACCGACAGGGCACGGTAGGTGAGGCTGCGGTGCCCGTCGTCCAGGGCGGGCTCGTCGGGGTGGGCGCGGACGGACGCGTCGAGGATGTCGACCAGGGTGCGGGGAGAGGCGGCGGCGGAGGCGGAGAAGCGCGCCGGGTCGCCGAACTCCGCGCGCACCTCCTCGTCGAACAGTGCGAAAGCGGGGCCTTGCTCGAGGGCTGCCATCAGGTCCTCACGAGTTGTTCCCGGAGTGTCCGGGGAGCTGGGGGGCCCGCAGGTATGCCTGGGGATATTCCGGTCCAGCACCAAACAAGCGTGGAATTTTAGTACGACGCTAGCCCCGTGCCTGGTCATCAGCCATGTGAGGGGGCCGCGCGAGGCATCGGAACCGATCATTCCGCTGTGTGGGGGAGGCGCTGACGTGGGGGTATGTCAGGCTGACGAGATCTGCCCCACATCCGTCCGTGACACCGTGGACACAATGAGCGAGGGCCGCGACCTGACGGTCGCGGCCCTCGCTCATCACTGTGTGTCCGAGGGGGGACTTGAACCCCCACGCCCGATAAAGGGCACTAGCACCTCAAGCTAGCGCGTCTGCCATTCCGCCACCCGGACAAGGTGTCTGTCGCGCGGGTTTCCCTCGCGGCGACAGAGGAAACATTACCAGGCTTTCGAGGGCCTCCGATCACGCCCCGTCGCCGCGTGAACGGCGCGTGACGGGCCGGGTCCGGCCTTGGGTCGGGCGGGGGGTGGGGGAGAGGATGAGGGAGGACCACCAGCGGTGACAGTGGGAGGAAACAGCGTGAGCGAGTCGAACACGACCAGGGGCGTCTCCGGCGAGGACGAGGTCGTGGACCTCTGTCGCGAGCTGATCCGGATCGACACCAGCAACTACGGCGACCACTCCGGGCCGGGTGAGCGCAAGGCGGCGGAGTACGTTGCCGAGAAGCTCGCGGAGGTCGGGCTCGAACCGCAGATCTTCGAGTCCCACCAGGGCCGTGCCTCGACGGTCGCCCGCATCGAGGGCGAGGACCCCTCGCGCCCCGCGCTGCTCATCCACGGGCACACGGACGTCGTTCCGGCCAACGCGGCGGACTGGACCCACCACCCCTTCTCCGGGGAGATCGCGGACGGCATGGTCTGGGGCCGCGGCGCGGTCGACATGAAGGACATGGACGCGATGACCCTCGCGGTCGTACGGGACCGGCTGCGCACCGGCCGCAAACCCCCCCGCGACATCGTGCTCGCGTTCCTGGCG
This region includes:
- a CDS encoding cytochrome b/b6 domain-containing protein, with product MHPRVDDAPALSAPSAYVRRFTRAERWVHRVTALLMGVCVATAACLYLPFFAELVGRRELVVRVHEFAGLLLPLPVLAGLASRAFRADLGRLNRWGPHDRRWMRAALRRDRSPSSRPAAKFNAGQKTYAAWIAGASLVMLATGLLMWFTHLTPLMWRTSATFVHDWLALTIGIVLGGHVGMALGDPEARRGMRTGTVSRHWAEREHPLWRPDNKA
- a CDS encoding L-idonate 5-dehydrogenase, which codes for MLGCVIHGQDDLRVEELPAPSAGPGQALVAVRYGGICGSDLHYWRHGGVGDFRLREPMVLGHEVVGTVVGYGAGAFGPVPGTAVAVHPATACGTCPECADGRANVCRDTRYLGSAARTPHVQGGFSALLAVPAGQLRPLPAGLAPRRAALAEPLSVALHAVRRAGQVRGRHVLVTGAGPIGCLVVAAARAAGAARVTVTDPLPRALEYASLAGADTLVRADDPDDPGWPAWTDVAVEASGAAAGLDTCLRLVRRGGVVVQLGMLPPGTSPFAGNLLVSREIELRGAFRFDAEFDEALALLAAEPRFDTLISAVVPPAEAEEAFALAADRTRSCKVLLDFGEPGRGEKP
- a CDS encoding SDR family oxidoreductase; translation: MGHPLFDISGRTALVTGSSRGIGLALARGLLEAGCTVVLNGRDADRLDRAAAGLPGDVRTAVFDVTDGPSVAAGIADVEQRVGPLDILVNNAGMQLRAPLLEFTDADWHRILDTNLTSAFLVGRETARRMTGRGHGKIINICSLQSEVARAGIAPYAATKGALKMLTKGMCADWGPHGVQVNGLGPGYIETELTRPLVEDEEFSDWVRRRTPAGRWGRTEDLVGGVLFLASPAADFVGGQVLYVDGGMTSVL
- a CDS encoding GntT/GntP/DsdX family permease, producing MTRLSVETLAADAVDPITSAGHAQLGVAVLAGIAVIVLLITQFKLHAFLALTIGSLALGAVAGAPLDKVIVSFTTGLGSTVAGVGVLIALGAILGKLLADSGGADQIVDTILAKAGGRAMPWAMVLIASVIGLPLFFEVGIVLLIPVVLMVAKRGNYSLMRIGIPALAGLSVMHGLIPPHPGPLVAIDAVKANLGVTLALGVLVAIPTVIIAGPLFSRYAARWVDVPAPDRMIPARASEELEKRPGFGATLATMLLPVVLMLSKALVDIVVDDPTHQVQRVFDVVGSPLIALLAAVLVGMFTLGRAAGFTRDRLSTTVEKSLAPIAGILLIVGAGGGFKQTLIDCGVGQMILDISKDWSIPALLLAWLIAVAIRLATGSATVATISAAGLVAPLAAGMSTAHTSLLVLAIGAGSLFFSHVNDAGFWLVKEYFGLSVGQTVKTWSVMETIISVVAGGLVLLLSLVI
- a CDS encoding gluconokinase gives rise to the protein MSTPHVVVVMGVAGTGKTTIGPLLAARLGVPYAEGDDFHPQANIDKMTAGTPLTDEDRWPWLDAIGHWAHQRAGLGGVVSSSALKRSYRDRLRAAAPGVVFVHLTGDRALIEDRMSHRQGHFMPTALLDSQFATLQPLEADEAGVPVDVSGGPEEIADRAAAALRTLPEPPR
- a CDS encoding FadR/GntR family transcriptional regulator, whose translation is MSTRGRGLHGRVLDTLGPAITAGEYPPGSVLITDELAQRFEVSRSVMREAVRVLESMHLVESRRRVGVTVRPKAEWNVYDPQVIRWRLAGADRPHQLRSLTVLRSALEPVAAGLAARHATAGQCAELTECALGMVATSRGHQLEAYLVHDIAFHRVILTASGNEMFARLGDVVAEVLAGRTHHEIMFEDPDPAAVTLHVQVAEAVREGDAVRAEKLTREITVGALQELDILAP
- a CDS encoding YchJ family protein, producing MTSRSCPCGLSEPYAACCGRFHRGEAAAPTAEALMRSRYSAFVQRDEGYLLRTWHPRTRPPRVEFDPGTRWTGLEILGTGQGSAFHSTGTVTFRASYRGGSLHERSRFERVDGAWVYVDGDFAE
- a CDS encoding M1 family metallopeptidase; amino-acid sequence: MTVQQTVGSDPYFPANGDPRYRVHRYELALDYRPGPNRLSGTARINAIAGRAALAEFQLNLADFRIGRIRVDGKAPHYTHRGGKLRVRPAKPIRAGAAFTVEVHWAGNPKPVNSPWGGLGWEELEDGALVASQPVGAPSWYPCNDRPADKASYQISVTTPSAYVVVAGGRLLTRTTKASTTTWVYEQAAPTSSYLVGLSIGKYQTVLLGDPGLGGVPQSGYLPADLLPAFSRDFARQPAMMELFEELFGPYPFGEYAVVVTEEELDVPVEAQGLSLFGANHVDGARGSERLVAHELAHQWFGNSVSIADWRHIWLNEGFAKYAEWLWSERSGGRTTQQLAAVAHRKLSGRPQDLVLSDPGRKLMFDDRLYERGGLTLHAVRCALGDAAFFRMLRGWAALHRGGAVSTSAFLAHAARYAVEPLDDLFAAWLHTAKLPPLPVLTASLPARPTYPPTDAGSA